One segment of Luteolibacter rhizosphaerae DNA contains the following:
- a CDS encoding FAD-dependent oxidoreductase: MLSPLRSALFLAFCGSAIAAPISKDIVIYGGTPGGITAAVQAARDGRSVVLVSPTKHLGGLTTSGLGWTDLGDSRILGGLGLDFYKRVYRHYQSDSAWTQETREKFGNRGQGGPAFNAEKQIGSVFEPKVAEQIFTQMLGEAKVEVVHAKLDLKKGVSMEGKRIRSLRMEDGSEFVGGMFIDASYEGDLLPGAEVSFNVGREANAAQGESASGIQAKQATKNQLPDGIDPHRVKGDPKSGLLPGVNPGPGGEDGEGDKTLQAYCYRMVLTDVAENRVMIGKPEGYREEDYEILFRAIEAGQQEKFFKLDLMPNRKTDSNNTGGISTDYIGMNYGKGWDWTTLGHAERDALAKQHELWQRGLVWTLQNHPRVPEEMRKKLATWGLPKDEFTDNGHWPWQLYVREARRMVGEVVMNQKHCTGQEKVNDPVGLAAYAMDSHHVQRTVLKGMLKNEGDVQLHVKKPYPVSYRSLVPKRGECENLLVPWSLSATHMAFGSIRMEPVFMGLGQSAAIAADLALDKEIAVQEVVYADLRKRLVEAEQALGE, translated from the coding sequence ATGCTATCTCCTCTGCGTTCCGCTCTTTTCCTTGCCTTCTGCGGCTCCGCGATCGCGGCCCCGATTTCCAAAGACATCGTGATCTATGGTGGAACGCCGGGTGGGATCACCGCTGCGGTGCAGGCAGCGCGGGACGGGAGGAGCGTGGTGCTGGTCTCCCCCACTAAGCATCTAGGCGGGCTCACCACAAGCGGGCTGGGATGGACGGATCTGGGTGATAGCCGGATTCTCGGCGGGCTGGGCCTCGACTTCTACAAGCGGGTTTATCGTCACTATCAGAGCGACTCGGCATGGACGCAGGAGACGCGCGAGAAATTCGGAAACCGGGGTCAAGGCGGGCCGGCATTCAACGCGGAGAAGCAGATTGGCTCGGTATTCGAACCGAAGGTGGCGGAGCAGATCTTCACGCAGATGCTCGGAGAGGCGAAGGTGGAGGTCGTCCACGCGAAGCTCGACCTGAAGAAGGGTGTGAGCATGGAGGGGAAGCGGATCCGCAGTCTACGGATGGAAGATGGCAGCGAGTTTGTCGGGGGCATGTTCATCGATGCCAGCTATGAAGGCGACCTGCTGCCGGGGGCGGAGGTGAGCTTCAACGTGGGTCGGGAAGCAAATGCCGCGCAAGGTGAGAGCGCGAGCGGCATTCAAGCGAAGCAGGCGACGAAGAACCAGCTTCCCGATGGAATCGATCCGCACCGGGTGAAGGGCGATCCGAAGAGCGGACTGCTCCCCGGAGTGAATCCCGGGCCGGGCGGCGAGGATGGCGAGGGCGACAAGACGCTACAGGCCTACTGCTACCGGATGGTGCTGACCGACGTGGCGGAGAACCGGGTGATGATCGGGAAGCCGGAAGGATACCGGGAAGAGGACTACGAGATTCTCTTCCGCGCGATCGAGGCGGGGCAGCAGGAGAAGTTCTTCAAGCTCGACCTGATGCCGAACCGGAAGACGGACTCTAACAATACGGGCGGGATCTCGACGGATTACATCGGGATGAACTACGGCAAAGGCTGGGACTGGACCACGCTGGGACATGCTGAGCGGGATGCGCTGGCGAAGCAGCATGAGCTCTGGCAGCGCGGATTAGTGTGGACGCTGCAGAATCATCCGCGGGTGCCGGAGGAGATGCGGAAGAAGCTGGCGACGTGGGGTTTGCCGAAGGACGAGTTCACGGACAACGGGCACTGGCCTTGGCAGCTCTATGTGCGGGAGGCGCGACGGATGGTCGGCGAGGTGGTGATGAACCAGAAGCACTGCACCGGACAGGAGAAGGTCAACGATCCGGTGGGGCTGGCGGCTTATGCGATGGATTCCCATCACGTGCAGCGCACCGTGCTCAAGGGGATGCTGAAGAATGAAGGCGACGTGCAGTTGCACGTGAAGAAGCCGTATCCGGTTTCCTACCGCTCGCTGGTGCCGAAGCGCGGGGAGTGCGAGAACCTGCTGGTGCCGTGGAGCCTGTCGGCCACCCACATGGCCTTCGGGTCGATCCGCATGGAGCCGGTGTTCATGGGGCTGGGGCAATCGGCGGCAATCGCGGCGGATCTGGCTTTGGACAAGGAGATCGCGGTGCAGGAGGTGGTGTATGCGGACCTGAGGAAGAGGTTGGTGGAGGCGGAGCAGGCCTTGGGGGAGTGA
- a CDS encoding sensor histidine kinase, whose product MNPARRLVLLCCALWAGRGMAGEIPTIRELQVQATAEPFKPVEVRARGIVTWIDPTEGKFFQMQDDSGGGVQVSFTNIDWPLVGDTIEVSGILERGPYAPVISQASFVHKGKGTLPKPANSSGGGLVNGEYNGELVDVHGFVRSAEMVSPTTFSAVLSSGSARVTVRVSNAPDLKPEELIAAQVYVTGVPVPVRARGGLRQLVDIHVLAPRRSFFNVLKHEESDPWLGPVLPLRDAFQYRPGFRRGDRIRVRGEVIDQREDIAYINDGRNGIAVRGIEAAKLKRGEEVEAVGFPDIENFLPILSDAVFVSYPPEGNTVSPRPMSADALMDGLQHAAYVTVQGRLLDRMQTGGIVTLALNTPDGVFTAEMDSPARTIPDLEEGCTAELNGICLVSTDGSGSPASFKILLRGPESVRIVERASFFTVKRLLVMLSIALGSLAAVAIFAWFSTRRNLRLAAEMRERAAVTAERNRLARDLHDTLEQGLTGIHLQLHSIGKDDSDASPETRNHLDAANSLVRQCHAEMRSSIWNLRSVALEEFDLAGALERSARSLVLGSGIRVDLKRGAGAKLPPLIEDNLLRIGQEAITNAVKHASPSHLVIDLSINESRAILAVADDGSGIKEPAARGHFGLTGMHERAARIGGTLRILPNPAGGTIVTVEVPLPSRTRETRDEPERSPTDQDPRRRRPLRRP is encoded by the coding sequence GTGAACCCAGCCCGCCGCCTCGTCCTGCTTTGCTGTGCCCTCTGGGCAGGCCGCGGTATGGCCGGGGAGATCCCAACGATCCGCGAGCTCCAGGTTCAGGCCACTGCGGAGCCCTTCAAGCCGGTGGAAGTTCGTGCCCGCGGCATCGTCACTTGGATCGATCCCACCGAAGGCAAGTTCTTCCAGATGCAGGACGACAGCGGTGGGGGCGTGCAGGTCAGCTTCACCAATATCGACTGGCCGCTCGTGGGGGATACCATTGAAGTCAGCGGCATCCTCGAGCGCGGCCCCTATGCCCCGGTGATCTCCCAAGCGAGCTTCGTCCACAAAGGGAAGGGGACCCTCCCGAAGCCCGCGAATTCCTCCGGCGGCGGCCTCGTCAATGGCGAGTACAACGGCGAACTCGTCGACGTTCACGGCTTCGTCCGTAGTGCGGAGATGGTCTCGCCCACCACTTTCTCCGCCGTCCTCAGCTCAGGCTCCGCCCGCGTGACCGTCCGCGTCAGCAATGCTCCCGACCTCAAGCCCGAGGAACTCATAGCCGCCCAAGTGTATGTCACCGGCGTCCCCGTCCCGGTCCGAGCCCGCGGCGGCCTCCGCCAGCTCGTCGATATCCACGTGCTCGCCCCCCGTAGGTCCTTCTTCAATGTCTTGAAGCACGAGGAGAGCGATCCCTGGCTCGGCCCGGTGCTCCCTCTTCGCGATGCCTTCCAGTACCGCCCCGGCTTCCGCCGCGGCGACCGCATCCGCGTCCGCGGCGAGGTGATCGATCAGCGCGAAGACATCGCCTACATCAACGACGGCCGCAACGGGATCGCCGTGCGCGGTATCGAAGCCGCCAAACTCAAGCGCGGCGAGGAAGTCGAAGCCGTTGGCTTTCCCGATATCGAGAACTTCCTCCCCATCCTCTCCGATGCCGTCTTCGTCTCCTACCCCCCAGAAGGCAACACCGTCTCGCCCCGTCCCATGTCGGCCGACGCCCTCATGGACGGCCTCCAGCACGCCGCCTACGTCACCGTCCAGGGTCGGCTGTTAGACCGCATGCAGACCGGCGGCATCGTCACGCTCGCCCTGAATACCCCCGACGGCGTCTTCACCGCCGAGATGGATAGCCCCGCCCGCACCATCCCCGACCTCGAGGAGGGCTGCACTGCGGAGCTCAATGGCATCTGCCTCGTCAGCACCGATGGCAGCGGCAGCCCCGCCTCCTTCAAGATTCTCCTCCGCGGCCCGGAGTCTGTTAGAATCGTCGAGCGCGCCAGCTTCTTCACCGTCAAGCGCCTCCTCGTCATGCTCAGCATCGCCCTCGGCAGCCTCGCCGCCGTCGCGATCTTCGCTTGGTTCAGCACCCGCAGGAATCTCCGTCTCGCCGCCGAAATGCGCGAACGCGCCGCTGTCACCGCCGAACGCAACCGCCTTGCCCGCGATCTCCACGATACCCTCGAACAAGGCCTCACCGGCATCCACCTCCAGCTCCACAGCATCGGCAAGGACGACTCCGACGCCTCCCCCGAAACCCGCAACCACCTCGACGCCGCAAACTCCCTCGTCCGCCAGTGCCACGCCGAGATGCGCAGCTCCATCTGGAACCTCCGCTCCGTCGCCCTCGAGGAGTTCGACCTCGCCGGCGCCCTCGAACGCTCCGCCCGCTCCCTCGTCCTCGGCTCAGGCATCCGCGTCGATCTGAAACGCGGCGCCGGCGCGAAGCTCCCCCCGCTCATCGAGGACAACCTCCTCCGCATCGGCCAGGAAGCCATCACCAACGCCGTCAAGCACGCCAGCCCCTCGCACCTCGTCATCGATCTCTCCATCAACGAAAGCCGCGCCATCCTCGCCGTCGCCGATGACGGCAGCGGCATCAAGGAACCCGCCGCCCGCGGGCACTTCGGCCTCACCGGCATGCACGAGCGCGCCGCCCGCATCGGCGGCACCCTCCGCATTCTCCCGAATCCGGCCGGCGGCACCATCGTCACCGTCGAAGTCCCGCTTCCATCGCGAACCCGAGAAACCCGAGATGAGCCTGAACGCTCCCCAACCGATCAAGATCCTCGTCGTCGACGACCACTACGTCGTCCGTGA
- a CDS encoding TIGR02587 family membrane protein: MNFSHQRSIPQSLQEYGRGIAGGLMFSLPLLYTMEVWWAGFTLHPGRILLYLACTFVVLMLYNRFAGLRRDAALREVAIDSVEEMGLGLVLASLVLWLTGRIDHDMSLAELAGKIVMEGMTVAIGISVGTAQLGGEGTEDEGVAGDERWSGGYLPQAAIGLCGAVLFVANVAPTEEIGVIAMESSPRMLLLLAALSILLGALVLHFAGVHGADRHVARDTWLLSLRGIVTTYAVALVAAGACLYFFGRLDGLPWQLAFAYCVVAAVPAVLGASAGRLLLQIRPPGH; encoded by the coding sequence TTGAACTTCAGCCACCAGCGCAGCATCCCGCAGTCCCTGCAGGAGTATGGCCGCGGCATCGCCGGCGGCCTCATGTTCTCGCTGCCGCTCCTCTACACCATGGAGGTTTGGTGGGCCGGCTTCACCCTTCATCCCGGCCGCATCCTCCTCTATCTCGCCTGCACCTTCGTCGTGCTCATGCTCTACAATCGCTTCGCCGGCCTGCGCCGGGATGCCGCATTGCGCGAGGTGGCGATCGACTCCGTCGAGGAAATGGGTCTCGGTCTCGTGCTTGCCTCCCTCGTGCTCTGGCTCACCGGGCGCATCGACCATGACATGTCCTTGGCCGAGCTCGCCGGGAAGATTGTCATGGAAGGCATGACCGTAGCCATCGGCATCTCCGTCGGCACCGCGCAGCTCGGCGGAGAGGGGACCGAGGACGAAGGCGTGGCGGGCGATGAGCGCTGGTCCGGCGGCTATTTGCCCCAGGCCGCCATCGGTCTCTGCGGTGCCGTGTTGTTCGTGGCGAATGTCGCCCCCACGGAGGAGATTGGTGTGATCGCCATGGAGAGCTCTCCGCGCATGCTTCTGCTCTTGGCGGCACTATCGATCCTGCTTGGCGCCCTCGTGCTCCACTTCGCCGGGGTCCATGGCGCGGATCGGCATGTCGCGCGGGATACTTGGCTGCTTTCCCTCCGTGGTATCGTCACCACCTATGCGGTCGCCTTGGTCGCGGCCGGCGCTTGCTTGTACTTCTTCGGCCGCTTGGATGGCCTCCCTTGGCAGCTCGCATTCGCCTACTGCGTGGTCGCCGCTGTCCCTGCCGTGCTCGGTGCTTCCGCCGGGCGTCTCCTCCTCCAGATCCGTCCCCCGGGACATTGA
- a CDS encoding PA2169 family four-helix-bundle protein: protein MTATFDQCIDISNSLLRGELSAVETYTQALGKFHREPERSILESIRQDHMDSVGRLRAHIDDMGVQPDENSGVWGQFAKAVEGFAKVFGETTALMALEAGELSGIDDYLVSLDDPEVMDEIKDEIREVLMPRLEAHLSSLRKLRAR from the coding sequence ATGACCGCCACCTTCGACCAATGCATCGACATTTCGAATAGCCTCCTGAGGGGGGAGCTTTCAGCCGTGGAGACCTACACCCAAGCATTGGGAAAATTTCACCGCGAGCCGGAGCGGTCGATTCTCGAGTCCATCCGCCAGGATCACATGGATAGCGTCGGTCGCTTGAGGGCGCACATCGATGACATGGGCGTGCAGCCGGACGAGAACTCCGGGGTGTGGGGACAGTTCGCGAAGGCGGTGGAGGGATTCGCCAAGGTTTTCGGAGAAACCACCGCGTTGATGGCGCTGGAGGCGGGAGAGCTGTCGGGAATCGACGACTATCTCGTGTCGTTGGACGACCCGGAGGTGATGGATGAGATCAAGGATGAGATCCGCGAGGTGCTGATGCCGCGGCTGGAGGCTCACCTGAGTTCCCTGCGCAAATTGCGGGCGCGCTGA
- a CDS encoding glycogen synthase: protein MVTNIAPLSSTGTSEKAARTALRKLRRPRILIVTPELNGSTYLGRNGQPVPCAKAGGLADISTLLVDELADRGIDVRVAMPHFRSLFPDAKLSRRLHLCHDREFFYRRSVYDGSPEANRRAALAFQREVIHNIIPAVKPDIVHCHDWMTGLVPAAAKAMGIRSLFTIHNVHDELTTMAEAEDRGIDAARFWQNLHFKNYPSSYEESRSWNQVSMMASAIHASDHVNTVSPSFLREMMDGRHPAGWGLCDVLRGKDHFGAASGILNAPDPSCSPDRDLRIAQRYGAVDHRVGKRANKAELQKRLGLELDPDAPVLFWPSRLDPTQKGCGLLAHILYRLVSDYWGIGLQVVFVADGPFRPHFEHIVNHHGLHKRVAICGFDESLSRQAYAGSDFVMVPSAYEPCGLAQMVALKYGSLPIVHRTGGLQDTVQLLDAEHRTGNGFVFETHDCNGLRWAIDEAVRFHIRPAAEKEREIARIMQDSAERFSPRATAEEYIRIYENLSGRTIGEPREQTTASPKVSAPRRTTCRIEAA from the coding sequence ATGGTCACCAATATCGCGCCGCTCTCCTCCACCGGAACTTCCGAAAAGGCGGCGCGCACTGCTCTTCGCAAACTCCGTCGCCCCCGGATCCTGATCGTGACTCCGGAGTTGAACGGTAGCACCTATTTGGGTCGGAACGGACAGCCGGTTCCTTGCGCAAAGGCGGGCGGCTTGGCCGATATCAGCACCCTGCTTGTGGACGAATTGGCAGACCGCGGCATTGATGTCCGCGTGGCCATGCCGCACTTCCGCAGTCTCTTCCCGGACGCTAAGCTTTCCCGTCGCCTCCACCTCTGCCACGACCGCGAGTTTTTCTATCGTCGCTCCGTCTATGATGGCTCGCCCGAGGCGAACCGGCGTGCGGCCCTCGCCTTCCAGCGGGAGGTGATTCACAACATCATTCCGGCCGTGAAGCCGGATATCGTGCATTGCCACGATTGGATGACCGGCCTCGTTCCAGCCGCTGCCAAAGCCATGGGCATCCGCAGCTTGTTCACCATCCACAATGTCCATGATGAGCTGACCACGATGGCGGAAGCCGAGGATCGCGGGATCGATGCTGCTCGTTTCTGGCAGAATCTTCACTTCAAGAACTACCCCTCCTCCTACGAGGAGAGCCGCTCGTGGAACCAAGTGAGCATGATGGCCTCCGCTATCCATGCCTCGGATCACGTAAACACGGTCAGCCCCAGTTTCCTTCGGGAGATGATGGACGGCCGCCACCCGGCAGGTTGGGGGCTCTGCGATGTGCTTCGCGGCAAGGACCACTTCGGTGCCGCCTCGGGCATCTTGAATGCGCCCGATCCATCCTGCTCGCCGGATCGCGACCTTCGCATCGCGCAGCGCTACGGCGCGGTCGATCACCGCGTGGGCAAGCGCGCCAACAAGGCCGAGCTTCAGAAGCGCCTTGGCCTCGAACTGGACCCCGATGCTCCGGTGCTCTTCTGGCCTTCCCGCCTCGATCCCACGCAAAAGGGCTGCGGCCTGCTTGCGCATATTCTCTACCGCTTGGTGAGTGACTATTGGGGCATTGGCCTGCAGGTCGTCTTCGTCGCGGATGGTCCCTTCCGCCCGCACTTCGAGCACATTGTGAATCACCACGGCCTGCACAAGCGCGTCGCCATCTGCGGTTTCGACGAAAGTCTGTCCCGGCAGGCTTACGCCGGCTCCGACTTCGTCATGGTGCCTTCCGCCTACGAACCCTGCGGCCTCGCACAGATGGTTGCCCTCAAATACGGCAGCCTGCCCATCGTGCATCGCACTGGCGGCCTGCAGGACACGGTCCAGCTCCTCGATGCGGAGCATCGCACGGGCAACGGCTTCGTCTTCGAGACTCACGATTGCAATGGCCTCCGCTGGGCGATCGACGAAGCCGTCCGCTTCCACATCCGTCCCGCTGCCGAAAAGGAGCGCGAGATCGCCCGCATCATGCAGGACAGCGCCGAGCGCTTCTCGCCCCGCGCCACCGCCGAGGAATACATCCGCATCTACGAAAACCTCTCCGGCCGCACCATCGGCGAACCCCGCGAGCAGACGACCGCTTCTCCCAAGGTCTCGGCCCCGCGTAGAACTACCTGCCGCATCGAGGCCGCCTGA
- a CDS encoding NAD(P)/FAD-dependent oxidoreductase: MDLTSEHPYWRVKSGIIANYPPLDSDRRCDVAILGAGITGALIGETLCSAGHEVIVLDERDVATGSTSASTALLQYEIDTHLIDLIGQHGEEHARLAYRACYDSIDLLEERIARLGLEDSAFMRKDSVYLASRERDVPALKAEAAARRQAGIEVNEWMPADVHEHFGFVKPYALHSPQAAEVDAYRLAHGMLAEIRRHGCGVYDRTKVEAVDFDQAGVVLKTARGWTVRAKRVVVATGYETQSLFDTARFVDLRSSFAIASEPMDEAPDWWRRCLLWETARPYFYLRGDNDGRAIIGGEDIPFRSPAARDRLVPRKCRLLEKRFKEMFPATKMEPAYAWAGTFGETKDGLAYIGTYRPHPLCYFALGFGGNGITYSVIAAEIIRAELEGRTHPYAAAFRFDR; encoded by the coding sequence ATGGATCTCACATCGGAGCATCCCTACTGGCGCGTAAAAAGCGGGATCATCGCCAACTACCCACCGCTTGATTCCGACCGGAGATGCGATGTCGCCATCCTGGGTGCGGGCATTACCGGCGCTTTGATCGGCGAGACGCTCTGCTCTGCCGGGCATGAGGTCATCGTGCTGGACGAACGCGATGTCGCGACCGGAAGCACGAGCGCTAGCACCGCGCTGCTGCAATACGAGATCGATACCCACCTGATCGATCTAATCGGCCAGCATGGCGAGGAGCATGCGCGGCTGGCCTACCGGGCGTGCTACGATAGCATCGACCTGCTGGAAGAACGCATTGCGCGGCTTGGCTTAGAAGACAGCGCCTTCATGCGGAAGGACAGCGTGTACCTCGCATCGCGGGAGCGGGATGTTCCCGCGCTGAAGGCCGAAGCGGCAGCGCGTCGCCAAGCGGGTATCGAGGTGAACGAGTGGATGCCCGCGGACGTGCACGAGCATTTCGGATTCGTGAAGCCCTATGCCTTGCATTCGCCCCAAGCGGCCGAGGTGGATGCCTACCGGCTCGCCCACGGAATGCTGGCGGAGATCCGCAGGCACGGATGCGGGGTCTACGATCGCACGAAGGTGGAGGCGGTGGACTTCGACCAAGCCGGAGTGGTGCTGAAGACAGCGCGCGGCTGGACCGTCCGCGCGAAGCGGGTGGTAGTGGCGACGGGGTATGAGACACAGTCCCTCTTCGACACAGCGCGTTTCGTGGATCTAAGGAGCTCCTTCGCGATCGCCTCCGAGCCGATGGATGAGGCGCCGGACTGGTGGCGACGCTGCCTGCTGTGGGAGACGGCGCGCCCCTACTTCTACCTGCGAGGCGACAACGACGGGCGCGCGATCATCGGAGGTGAAGACATTCCCTTCCGCAGTCCCGCGGCGAGGGACCGGCTGGTGCCGCGGAAATGCCGGCTGCTGGAGAAGCGGTTCAAAGAGATGTTCCCGGCGACGAAGATGGAGCCTGCCTATGCATGGGCCGGGACCTTCGGCGAGACGAAGGACGGTCTTGCTTACATCGGCACCTACCGGCCGCATCCGCTGTGCTACTTCGCGCTCGGCTTCGGCGGCAACGGGATCACCTACAGCGTGATCGCCGCGGAGATCATCCGGGCGGAGTTGGAGGGCAGGACGCACCCGTATGCGGCGGCGTTCCGCTTCGACCGGTAA
- a CDS encoding alpha-amylase family glycosyl hydrolase, with the protein MGAIPHDRGTDFRVWAPNAAAVHVTGSFNDWADPGLPLAAEGEGIWSASALGVEEGEEYKFRITHGDQVLVKIDPRARVIDPDSHNGVIYRDTFDWEGVEWETPPLNEMVVYELHVGTFGCGKKGGPGTFGEVIRRLPYLKDLGVNVIELMPPTEFPGSTSWGYNPSHPFAVESGYGGPDGLKTLIREAHRQGIAVFLDVVYNHFGPGDLDLWQFDGWSENGMGGIFFYNDWKAETPWGHTRPDYGRHEVRQYLRDNALMWIEEFRADGLRLDAVSYIRRTRGNEHHESVDLPEGWQVLQWINKDLKQHSPRIISVAEDLGNNTALTAWVEEGGAGFDTQWDSSFVHPVRAVLEAPEDDDRDIGALVSAIIPSCEGDSFRRVIYSESHDEVANGHQRLVSEIDPGNPASVWARRRTLQAAGLVLTSPGVPMLFQGQEFLEDGWFDDREALDWEKARRFRGIRLAFRDLIRMRRNLGGITRGLTGQHVDVFHRDAENKVVAWHRWHEGGPRDSTVVILNLSHREHEFYELTLPAAGEWVVRFNADWTGYSSDFGDTDLICVEGREDEVGHPAVIGGLKLPPYALVVLSQD; encoded by the coding sequence ATGGGCGCCATTCCCCATGATCGCGGCACCGACTTCCGCGTCTGGGCACCAAATGCCGCTGCGGTTCATGTGACCGGCAGCTTCAATGATTGGGCCGATCCGGGACTGCCCCTCGCTGCGGAGGGGGAGGGGATCTGGAGCGCCAGCGCCCTTGGCGTGGAAGAAGGCGAGGAATACAAGTTCCGCATCACTCATGGTGACCAAGTCTTGGTGAAGATCGATCCCCGGGCCCGCGTCATCGACCCGGATAGCCACAATGGGGTGATCTATCGCGATACCTTCGATTGGGAGGGCGTCGAGTGGGAGACTCCGCCGCTGAACGAGATGGTCGTCTACGAACTCCATGTCGGCACCTTCGGCTGCGGTAAAAAGGGCGGGCCCGGCACTTTTGGTGAGGTGATACGGCGCTTGCCCTATCTCAAGGATCTCGGCGTGAATGTGATCGAGCTCATGCCTCCGACCGAGTTTCCCGGTTCGACCTCATGGGGCTACAACCCCAGCCATCCCTTCGCCGTGGAATCAGGATATGGCGGTCCGGACGGTCTCAAAACCCTCATCCGCGAGGCTCATCGTCAGGGCATCGCCGTCTTCCTCGATGTGGTCTACAACCACTTCGGCCCCGGCGATCTGGACCTTTGGCAGTTCGATGGCTGGTCCGAGAACGGGATGGGCGGCATCTTCTTCTACAACGACTGGAAGGCGGAAACTCCTTGGGGCCATACCCGGCCCGACTATGGCCGACATGAGGTGCGGCAGTACCTCCGCGACAACGCTCTGATGTGGATCGAGGAGTTCCGTGCCGATGGCCTTCGCCTTGATGCCGTGAGCTACATCCGCCGTACGAGGGGCAACGAACATCACGAGTCCGTCGATCTTCCCGAGGGCTGGCAGGTCTTGCAGTGGATCAACAAGGACCTGAAGCAACACTCTCCCCGGATCATTTCAGTGGCCGAAGACCTCGGTAATAATACCGCGCTCACCGCATGGGTAGAGGAGGGAGGTGCCGGTTTCGACACGCAGTGGGACTCTTCTTTCGTTCACCCCGTCAGGGCGGTGCTTGAAGCACCGGAGGATGATGATCGCGACATCGGGGCCTTGGTCTCCGCCATCATACCTTCATGCGAAGGGGACTCGTTCCGCCGCGTAATTTACTCCGAGTCTCATGACGAGGTGGCGAACGGTCACCAGCGTTTGGTTTCTGAGATCGATCCCGGTAATCCCGCCAGCGTGTGGGCCCGCCGCCGGACTCTTCAAGCGGCCGGTCTGGTACTCACCTCTCCCGGTGTGCCGATGCTTTTCCAAGGTCAGGAATTCCTTGAAGATGGCTGGTTCGACGACCGCGAGGCCTTGGACTGGGAGAAGGCCCGCCGCTTCCGTGGCATTCGCTTGGCCTTCCGTGATCTTATCCGCATGCGGCGGAATTTGGGTGGCATTACCCGGGGACTCACCGGCCAGCATGTTGATGTCTTCCACCGCGATGCGGAGAACAAGGTCGTCGCTTGGCATCGCTGGCACGAGGGTGGTCCGCGCGATAGCACCGTGGTCATTCTGAATCTCAGCCATCGCGAGCATGAGTTTTACGAACTCACCCTGCCGGCGGCGGGCGAGTGGGTCGTGCGTTTCAATGCGGATTGGACCGGCTACAGCTCCGACTTCGGCGATACGGATCTGATCTGTGTCGAGGGCCGCGAGGATGAGGTGGGGCACCCCGCCGTCATCGGCGGCCTCAAGCTGCCGCCTTACGCCCTCGTGGTGCTCAGCCAAGACTGA
- a CDS encoding ferritin-like domain-containing protein has translation MINNLEQLYIDQLRDLFSAETQLVAAIPDMAANATDEALRDAFNHHLDETRTQRARLQEIFGFHGIAPEGEDCDAMRGLIKEATKHIANTQKGSVRDAVLIASGNRVEHYEIAAYGLARAFAECLGYDEDVKLLTKSIEEEGAADQTLTKIASGGLFRDGVNEEAAH, from the coding sequence ATGATCAACAACCTGGAACAACTGTATATCGATCAACTCCGCGACCTATTTAGCGCGGAAACCCAACTCGTCGCCGCCATCCCTGACATGGCCGCGAACGCCACCGACGAAGCCCTGCGGGATGCTTTCAACCATCATCTCGATGAAACCCGCACCCAGCGGGCCCGCCTACAGGAGATCTTCGGATTCCACGGGATCGCTCCGGAAGGCGAGGACTGCGATGCCATGCGCGGTCTCATCAAGGAAGCCACCAAGCACATCGCCAACACCCAAAAGGGCAGCGTTCGCGATGCCGTCCTGATCGCCTCGGGTAACCGCGTCGAGCACTACGAGATCGCCGCGTACGGGCTCGCCCGCGCCTTCGCCGAGTGCCTCGGCTACGATGAGGACGTGAAGCTGCTCACCAAATCCATCGAGGAAGAGGGCGCCGCCGACCAAACCCTCACCAAGATCGCCTCCGGAGGTCTCTTCCGCGATGGTGTGAACGAAGAAGCCGCTCACTGA
- a CDS encoding fasciclin domain-containing protein: MKTTSILALAAILAGGAILAPSTGGAPELTRQQQAKGVMATLEGEPELTTFTRLIHLSGMAETLRTGGPYTIIAPNDAAFRTMPGADMDLLLEPENRDLLAQRLSYHIIPGTIDLKNVSTEDRTTLQGSRVVLHREGKTVWVGRGEIVKQGAELGDGGSIHAINMVLEPDQE; this comes from the coding sequence ATGAAAACAACATCCATTCTCGCGCTCGCCGCGATCCTTGCCGGCGGAGCCATTCTTGCTCCGAGCACCGGCGGTGCCCCGGAACTCACTCGCCAGCAACAAGCCAAGGGAGTCATGGCGACTTTGGAGGGCGAGCCCGAGCTGACAACATTCACGCGCCTCATCCATCTGTCCGGGATGGCCGAGACCCTGCGAACAGGCGGACCGTATACGATTATTGCACCCAATGACGCGGCATTCCGCACCATGCCGGGGGCAGACATGGATCTGCTGCTCGAACCGGAGAATCGCGATTTGCTGGCCCAGAGGCTGAGCTATCACATCATTCCCGGCACGATCGATCTGAAGAACGTTTCGACCGAAGACCGCACTACCCTCCAAGGCAGCCGGGTGGTGCTGCACCGGGAGGGAAAGACGGTGTGGGTGGGGCGGGGGGAGATTGTGAAGCAGGGTGCGGAGCTAGGCGATGGAGGCAGCATCCACGCGATCAACATGGTGCTGGAGCCCGATCAGGAGTAA